The genomic interval GCAAAGAAAAAAGCCACGGCAAAGAAAAAAGCCGCGGCAAAGAAAAGAGTGGCTAAAAAGAGCGTAGCAAAAAAGAGAGCCGCGAAGAAAAGCACTGTTAAGAAAAAAACAGTGGTCAAGAAAAAGAGTGTCACTAAGAAGAGGGTGGCAAAAAAAGCGGTAGTTGCTCCAGTTGTTGTGACGGAAAATTCTCCCGCCACCGATGAGGCTGCTACTCCGATAGCCTCTTCAACTGAAACTGCTACTCCGATTGCCCCTTCAACTGAAACTGCTACTCCGAAAGCCTCTTCAACTGAAACTGCTACTCCGGTTGCCCCTTCAACTGAAACTGCTACTCCGAAAGCCTCTTCAACTGAAACCGCTACTCCGATAGCCCCTTCAACTGAAACTGCTATAGAACAGAATTCTCAATCCAGTAGTACTGAGAGTAAAAGCGAAGCTATACTGGAACAGGAAAGTACACCACAGGAACAGAGCACTGAGGAAAAAGATGAGGTTACTCAATCTTCCCCTCAGGCACCTGAGGATGGAGAAGTTAAGACGCACCTAGAGGAAAAGGTAACCATGTCATCGGAATCCACACAGAACCAAGCGCCGTCCAACAGCGGCTCAAGCCCTAGTTTCTGGCCAAAAATCGTCCTTGCCATTGTGATCGTAGTGGCAGGTTTTATGTATATCCGCTCTCTTGCGGAAATACCTTCGTCAGGAGCTGACTCTGTCAACGCAATATCAGATGTCGGCAGTGAGCAGATGCCTGTTGCTGAAACTCAAACAAGTGCAGAAGAAACGACAAAAGCAGCGCCGGAGATAGCCGTTGTAACGGAAGTTGAAACGGCACCGACCAAAGAAGATCAAGTAGCCGAGCCCGTGGCTTCCGAGCCAGTTGCTTCCGAGCCAGTCGCTTCCGAACCCGTTGCTTCTGAGCCGGTCGCTTCTGAACCCGTCGCTTCTGAATCCGTTGCTTCTGAGCCCGTCGCTTCTGAGCCCGTCGCTTCTGAGCCCGTCGCTTCTGAGCCCGTTGCTTCTGAGCCCGTCGCTTCTGAGCCCGTTGCTTCTGAGCCCGTCGCTTCTGAGCCCGTCGCTTCTGAGCCCGTCGCTTCTGAGCCCGTTGCTTCTGAGCCCGTCGCTTCTGAGCCCGCTGCTTCTGAGCCAGTAGCTTCCGAACCGGTAGCTTCCGAGCCAGTAGCTTCTGAAACAGCCGAATCAGCTCAACTTCAGACCACTACAGATCCTGAACCTGCAGTAGCCTCAGAACAACCAGCTGCATCGTCAAGTACATCAGAAACCCGTATAGGATTTGGTACTTCCTCTAGTGCATCACCTTCATGGAGAAGGGGACTTCAGCGCCCTCAGCGTCCAGAGTGGGCTAAGCGTAGAGAACGTCCCCAGCGGCCGGAGTGGGCTAAGCGCCCAGTATCACCCTATCAGGGTTATACCCATCCCGCATATGGGCCGTCGGCACCCTACGGTTATGGATCGATGCCTTACTATGGTTATCCTTCAACAGCCCCCAGTTATCGCTGATCCTAACTGAACTAAGAACCGGCCTTAAATGGCCGGTTTTTTTATTTACAGACCAACTCAAGCGTAACTGCCAAGAAGCTACTGATTTCAGCGAACCACGAATTCTGTTTCTCGCTGTAATATGGTGGTATCAAGGGATTTCAATATTTTACGGGGCTAATATGCTCACGCTACGTAGAATCCATACCTTTCATGCACTATCTACCCAAGAGATTTCAAGCTAAGTAAGAAATCCCTATGATAGATATTGATAATTTCAGCTGTAGCCGATGTGGCCAGAGAGTTGAGTCATGGGCTGTAAGACGGCCCCAGTTTGACTGTCCAAATTGTGGCAAAAAGTTTCAATCAAACCACAAAGCCGTTATGAAGAGGTGTATCTATATCTTTGCCGCTGTCTGGTTGCTGATAGGGTCTCTCATCTGGGTGCTCAGTTCATCCTGGCAACTAGCACTCGCTTTATCGATTGAGCTGGGGTGGATGGGAGCTATCCTTGTGGCAATTCTTCTTTTTCGCTTATCCCTGCGTATTGATGAAGTATCAGATTAAACAACTGGCTGACCATCGAATTATTATCATTAAACTCACGTATAAACAATATGATACAGTTATATTCTGTACCAATTTAGAGATTTGTTGATCCCTTTGCTACAATCATCTTTGAACTTCTTGGGAGAGATACCACCTAACTTGGCATGGTATGAAAATATCCAGGTTATTCAATAATCCGAAAACAACTATAGTTTAATCCAGCATCCACAGATGAGTACCGGCATCAGAAAAACGATACATTACCTGCTGACAATAATGCTGGCAGTGTTGCCGTTCACCACTGTTTATAGTGATTCCTGTCATCCTGGAGTAGGAGCAGACATGGAGATGCAGGGCCAAATCTTAATGATGGACTGCCCACATCCGGAACATAGCGGCGACATGGTGCATACGGAACAGACCAGCGATGACAACTGCTGCAGCGATCATTGTGATGCCTCCTTCGGTGTTCAACTCTATTTAGGCGGTGAATGGGTCTACACGTTCCCCTCGGCAAGTGTATTCGCTACTTATACACCCTCAGTGATGCCAAATCCGCTCATCTCATCCTTTCTTAGACCTCCTTTAACAATCTCCTGAACCAAGCCCAAGCCATATCCTCAGTGATGTGGTGGTTTCTATAGGCGTCACGCCTTTTTTGGAGATAGCGTTATGAAGTACCGTTTTACTGTTCTGGGGCTGCTACCCCTAATCCTTGCCGCCTGCTCAACTGATGAATCTGGCGCCCAGAAAATATCGCAAATGCAGCCCACTATAGCTTCTGCGGTCACAGAAGAACCACCGGCTACACGCTGGTATCAGTTTCAGCACGTAAGCCAAGGTGCGAATGTTTATCAGCAAAATTGTGCTGTCTGCCATGGCAAGCAGGGAGAAGGAGCAGCCAACTGGCGACAAGCAGGAGCTGATGGAAAATACCCAGCGCCACCTCTCAACGGCACCGGACATGCGTGGCACCACCCCCTTAAGATGCTAGCCCATGTCATCAAAAATGGCAGTCCCGGCGGCCAGGGTAATATGCAGGCGTGGAGAGGCAAACTGAGTGATGATGAGATTTTCTCTACGATCGCCTGGTTTCAGTCCAAGTGGCCTGAAGAGATCTACAAAACCTGGGCAAAACGTGAAGTGGCAAGAGGTAAAGCAGCAAAACGTGGCAGAGCGGGGAAGGGCACATGATTCTGCAGATAGAGTTCATATGGGAGCAGCATCATGAACCGTGATCAGATGAGTGCAAACCACGGGGCCTGGGATGCCAGCCACTGGATCAACATTCCATCCCTCAATCATGAAGCAGACGGACTGCAGATCGACCACATCCTAAAAGCACTATCGGGTGTACATGAAGTGAATGTCTCGATAAGCACCCGGAAGATCTACATTATCTATGACCAGACGCAAACCGACTTTCAGCAGATCCAGGAAAAGCTCGAAGAGATCGGTTTTCCTGCTTCAAACAGCTGGTGGTCACGAAAAAAGGCCGACTGGTTTCAATACCTGGACACTAATGCCAGAGCCAATGCCAATGCGCCGACACCGCCTTGTTGCAGCAACCCCAAGGGCTTGAATACAGGTAAAAAATAATCACACATGAGGCTAATTACCATGAAACAGAAATCATCAAACCCAACAGAGAAAACAGGCCTCAAGGGCAAGCTAAAATGGGCTGCAGGACTCGTTGTGGTCACTTTTTTATCATTTGGTGGCCTGCTGGCAACGCAACAGAACTCCATTGCTGCAGATATTGTCGTATACAAAAACCCAAACTGTGGCTGCTGCAATGCGTGGATAAAGCACCTGAAAGAGAACGACTATACAGTTGAGGTGAAAAACCGGGACGATGTCACCCCAATTAAAAAGGAGTTGGGAGTACCTAACAACCTGCAATCCTGCCACACGGCCAAGGTCGATGGTTATGTTATCGAGGGGCATGTCCCAGCCGATCTTATTTCAAAACTAAGACGTGAAAAACCTCAGATCAGAGGCCTGGCCGTACCTGGAATGCCCATGGGCTCACCTGGAATGGAAGGCCCGTATAAAGATGACTATAACATCATATCCTTCAGTGATGATGGCAAGACATCCGTTTATGCCCATCGCTGATAACAGGAAAGTGATTATGAACAAAGCAATCAAATTATTGACCGCTGTCACTCTTATGTTCTCAAGTATCACGATTTCATTGGCACATAGTCCGCCTAAGGAGGCTAGGATTTTCTTTATCGGATTGCAGGATGGGGCAGTTGTACAAAGCCCAGTCCATGTGAAATTCGGCATTCAGAGTTTTGGGATCACACCTGCCGGTACAAAAGGTAAGATTCGTCACAAAGCAGGGCATCACCACCTATTACTCAATGCACCGTCACTGCCCGACATGGATGAGGCTATTCCCCGTGATAAGCAGCACCTACACTTTGATCAAGGTGAAACTGAGACGGTACTGGAATTACCTTCAGGAAAACACACTCTGCAACTCTTACTAGGTGATGAAGAGCATGAGCCTCAAGATCCGCCTCTCTACTCAGATAAAATTACCATTATCGTGAAATAAAAGGGGAGTAATCTTCTCGATCACTGGAGAATCTACTGCTGCCTAATCTTAGAGCTTATCCTGAATAGATATATAATTTAACATAATATGTATTATGCGCAAGTCACAATAAATTATCGTTTCAGTGACTTATATCAGTTGTGGCGTTTAACATCCGCAGATGAAAATCTGTGACATTCGTGAAAATGAATATGCTTGCCGATCAAGTTGGACTTACTGGCCTTGAATTTCCTTGAACCAGTCCCAGACTCGCTCGTTTCCAGATTTCACATACAAGTCAACGGTTGCCTTCGCAGCTCTTTGGCCATCTGAACCAATCTGCAACAAATTGACCAGTAGCTTACGAATTGCCTCTTCAGGATAATCAAGAGACGTTCTTGTTAAAGCTGTTTGCCACAAATCATTCGCGTACATTGGTTGCTCTTCACTTAGCCGTGCCAAATTCTCAAAAAATCCATAACCATGATGGTATTCGTAGGCATATGGTGCAATCCGTGTCAGCCATTGCATGTTTTCAGCATTCAACTCTTCGACGAACTCGGCCCAAAGACACAGGTCCGAGGCTGTCTTGCGCCCATCTTCGTGATTCAAGTCGATCTTTTCCAAGATGTGCGGCAACAACTCCACCCATTTGGCCATGTTGCCCTCGCTCTTCTTGCCCCTTTTTGTCCAAAAAAACCAAATAAGCTGGTGTATCTCATCTCTATTGAAACGCTCGACCAGGATTTGGGTAAGACTCTGTTCTTCATCGTATTTCTCGAAATCATTGAGAAACGCGACAGCAATTTGTTGAACAAATCGGTCGTTAATCCTATCGGCCAAATTAGGATTATCTAATGCTTTGAGAAGGTCGCCGTGAGATTTGAGATAGCCGAAAATCTCACCATACACAGTGCTGACATATGAGTAACCTTGGATCGCGCAACTCCAGCGAAGCTCATCGCTTTGGTCAAAAATTGTATCCAAGTGCCCCATCAACCATTCACCATCCATGTACAAGAAATTTGGGAGGTAGTTGGTCACCAAGGTTGCGAATTCATATTCCCCAATAGATGGACGTTCGAGTTCACTGTCGTAGATCGCCTCGAACCCTTTCCAAACAGCCTGATGTTCATCGTTATTCTTGTCAGCTATTCGGCATTCACGAAGTGTTAGGTTGATTAAGGCTTCGATAACATGGCCTCGCGGACTATTTATTGCCACTGAGACTGCATCAGAATCAAGGTTGAAATCTGCTCCTTCTTGTTTGCGAAGCAACAGTTCAATTGTTTCCCTAATTAGTGCGTTTTCAGACACAGGCACTGCATGATCATCAGATTTAACGCTGGCCTCGAGTAATCGCCCGATACTACTGATAATCCAATTTCTGTTTGCTACGAACTCTTTCCTTTCTTTTGCATTGTCTTCATTCCAGAACGTTTCTGTATTAACCAGCATTTGAATAAAGCCAAGAAGTGCTGGCCAAATCTCCTCCCAGGGTAAAGGTGATTTGTTGTTCCATAGTTCATAAAATGCTTCGATAACCGCGTGGACATGGGCCAAATCCAGGTCCGTAAACTTATTTAAGTACGGATAGACGGTGATTGGATCATTTACGATTCGGGACTTAAATGCCCTGGTTAGCCCTTCCAATGTTGGCTCTTTCCATCCGCCAGTCGCTTGAAACTTCGAGAGATGTTCAACGAGAACATCAATATCGAAAGAGGACAGCTCTTCTAGAGAATAAGGTGACTCTCCCCCACCCCACCCAGAAGTTGAATAACTTGAAAAATCAGGATGTTCTGGTTCTGCTCCTGCAATCTTTACTGCTTCTTCGTAAGCATTAGCTTCGGGGTCCCCGTGTTTCCTCAATGCGGACAGCCAACCGGCCTGCTCGTATGCAATTGCTCCTTTTGACCTATCCCCTGGATTATCGGCTATGGATTCAATTTGTCCCAGAAGCAGTTTTTGATTCTCTTTTTTGAAGTCTGGGTAAGAATCATGCAAAAAATGCCATATTTCGTGGCGCAAATTTGAGCGCAGAAAGCTTTTTTCTACCAGACGTTCTTGTAGCGCATCAACATATGGCTTTATTCCTCGCGCTGCGTTTAGCGCAATTCTTACGATAGTATCTTGGTCAGAGTCGACCATGCTGACCAGTAAACCGATAGCCTCATCTGGGGAACTCTCAGTGTGTCCGGAAAGAGCGTCACGATAGGCGATTACAAGCATGTTCTCGGCATCTTCGTGATACTTATTTTGTTCATGGTCTTCTATAGCTGGTTGCCAAATTGAAGACCACTTGTCATTTTCAAGCTCTTCTAGTATTCGCCGTAATTCGGAATCAACAATTTCAATTGCTGCTTCCCCAAGTTTCTCTCCGCACAGAGCGAGGTTGGAAGAAATGATTTTGCTTCCGTAGTAGTAATCGAAAGCAAAACGACACTCCTTCTTTGGTGATGAGCGGGTGTCCTCCATTGCACATCTGGTTCGAAAAAGCACACGCAAAAGACATTCAACAAGTGTATTGCTTTGGTCAGTATTTTGCTGGAGCAAGCTCGGCAGCCATTTGTTACCCAAATGATCAGCTACCAGAGAACGGTCATAGCGGTCGTCAAGCCAGTGTTCTGTCAGCATTACATGCTTGGGTTCGACTAGGTTGAATGGTAGTGAGGATAATATTTCCGCAAATCTCCACCACACTTGGTAGTTTTCAACTGAGTTCTCTTGAGCGTGCATGGTCACGCCCTCGATGATGCCTAAGAACTCCCTAGCGTAATCTTCGTTACCTTCTGTGGCAGCTGCACCAACACAATTCAACAGATATTCGATTGGAGGCCAGTTTGGAATTTGAACATGTCCCTCTGTGTTTTCTACCGGTTGAGGGCCTGACAAGTTGCTGGGGTCGAAGAATCCAGCTTCCTTCAACCGATAAAACCATTTTAGACTTTTTGCTTGCCTAAAAAACCGCGAAGCCAACTCGGGCTTTTCCTGAACTCTTTGGAGCAAGTCTTCTTCTTTTGCAGATAGATCATTCATCTGCCAGCACCTCATCCATGATTGCAAAGTCCTCTACAAGTGCAGGGGCGTTGATCTGCAATTTGCTCGACCATGTGTTAACAACCTTATCTAAAGCTGCATAGTCATCTTCATCGCGAGCAAAACCAATTAGCTCAACTCCAAATGAGTTTGCATAGTATCTTTGTAAGCTTTCAAACAAGGTCGCTTGTTCTTTGAAAAACCCCTGGAGAGCAAACCTCTTTAGCTCACCAGTGCTGCGAGCATCACCGCGACGCAAGATGTGCTCAAGAATTTCGGCTTCTTCTAACCCATACCCAATAAATAGAACGACCTTTCTGGTGAATAGTTGCTTAAGAAACTCTTGGGTATTTTCGTGATCGTAGTGCTCAAGGTATGACTTTGTTGTTGCGACAATGCTTTCATGATCACTTACAGCGCCATGAATGTGTATCACAGATCCAGGCACATCAAGATGACGCGCCATCAAATTATCGACACCTACTATTCGTGTTGGTTTTTGTGCTGTCGTGTTTCCTGAACCACCAACCACAGTTGGCTCCAGCAATTCATCGTAGTTTGTCGTAACGCACGTACAACCTATTTTGTTCAAGTCATAGTAGATTTGGCTATCACCTGAAGGGTCGCCAAGGAGCTTCCACAATGAAATTGCGTGACCATTTTGATCGGCTACATCGTATGCTATCGATAACTGTTTTTTGGCATCTAAACACTTAAGTTGATCGATAGCCGCGTAGTTTAGTAATGAGTTCTCTCGTAAATCCTCAAGCACTCTGGCAGCCAGTCCATTCCAATCAGGCAGGCCCACACGGCGAGAAGCGCCAGCCCCGATGAACAACACAAGCTGCCCATCCAGACCAGCCTGATAGATCACATCTGGTAAACCACATTCATACGGATAGCTGATCGAATTTTTCATCCTTGATTAACCACTCCAGCTTTGCAACTGGCCCATAGTGAGGCATAGAGTTCTGATTTTTTAATGGACATTTACTACGTGGTACCTTAGGTCTGTATATCTATATAAGCGAAAACTTACAAAAAGAAGTAATTTACTGTTTTTATTGGCTTCATCA from Candidatus Sedimenticola sp. (ex Thyasira tokunagai) carries:
- a CDS encoding cytochrome c, yielding MKYRFTVLGLLPLILAACSTDESGAQKISQMQPTIASAVTEEPPATRWYQFQHVSQGANVYQQNCAVCHGKQGEGAANWRQAGADGKYPAPPLNGTGHAWHHPLKMLAHVIKNGSPGGQGNMQAWRGKLSDDEIFSTIAWFQSKWPEEIYKTWAKREVARGKAAKRGRAGKGT
- a CDS encoding cation transporter yields the protein MNRDQMSANHGAWDASHWINIPSLNHEADGLQIDHILKALSGVHEVNVSISTRKIYIIYDQTQTDFQQIQEKLEEIGFPASNSWWSRKKADWFQYLDTNARANANAPTPPCCSNPKGLNTGKK
- a CDS encoding DUF411 domain-containing protein, which encodes MKQKSSNPTEKTGLKGKLKWAAGLVVVTFLSFGGLLATQQNSIAADIVVYKNPNCGCCNAWIKHLKENDYTVEVKNRDDVTPIKKELGVPNNLQSCHTAKVDGYVIEGHVPADLISKLRREKPQIRGLAVPGMPMGSPGMEGPYKDDYNIISFSDDGKTSVYAHR
- a CDS encoding DUF4399 domain-containing protein, whose translation is MNKAIKLLTAVTLMFSSITISLAHSPPKEARIFFIGLQDGAVVQSPVHVKFGIQSFGITPAGTKGKIRHKAGHHHLLLNAPSLPDMDEAIPRDKQHLHFDQGETETVLELPSGKHTLQLLLGDEEHEPQDPPLYSDKITIIVK
- a CDS encoding SIR2 family protein, whose amino-acid sequence is MKNSISYPYECGLPDVIYQAGLDGQLVLFIGAGASRRVGLPDWNGLAARVLEDLRENSLLNYAAIDQLKCLDAKKQLSIAYDVADQNGHAISLWKLLGDPSGDSQIYYDLNKIGCTCVTTNYDELLEPTVVGGSGNTTAQKPTRIVGVDNLMARHLDVPGSVIHIHGAVSDHESIVATTKSYLEHYDHENTQEFLKQLFTRKVVLFIGYGLEEAEILEHILRRGDARSTGELKRFALQGFFKEQATLFESLQRYYANSFGVELIGFARDEDDYAALDKVVNTWSSKLQINAPALVEDFAIMDEVLADE